A DNA window from Methylobacterium sp. NMS14P contains the following coding sequences:
- a CDS encoding MFS transporter, whose protein sequence is MVDAAIQAASPSDPLAPVDGSVAAVTRRLDSLPMTRLHAAALTICTLGLFTDIAEVALSNALAAIFLAPPHSMPRGSLSLLLASVFAGGAVGAPVFGMLGDRLGRRRALQASLALMALGSLAAAASQGLTALTIARTVSGFAIGGFPPLVATYLAEVTPARRRGATLLVCAGLGLLGGLAAIGMVQMLAPGAPLGIEPWRWALILGGALAALGGVLFARLPESPRWLASVGRSAEADAACRRFERAAGRTRVSLLAGPDPAPAAAGPAGFRGLFAETRQLRRTALFVGLYTLAPLATIAFPLLSAVVMVEKGFQVDQSLVFAALSMLGPPLGTLLTALAIDRLERRACLTALAAAMAALGTAFAASGTFLTLVLVGIAFNTAAATYGSILAVYATELLPTPLRASAMTCAWAGGRVAAALAPIILLPILSAYGPHAMFAVITVVLAASAALLLAGPRGLAGRAVA, encoded by the coding sequence TTGGTCGACGCCGCAATCCAGGCCGCGAGTCCCTCCGATCCCCTCGCGCCGGTGGACGGGTCGGTCGCCGCCGTCACGCGGCGGCTCGATTCCCTGCCGATGACGCGGCTTCACGCGGCGGCGCTCACCATCTGCACGCTGGGCCTGTTCACCGACATCGCCGAGGTCGCCCTGAGCAACGCCCTGGCGGCCATCTTCCTCGCGCCGCCCCACAGCATGCCGCGGGGCAGCCTCTCCCTGCTCCTCGCCTCCGTCTTCGCCGGGGGGGCGGTGGGCGCACCCGTCTTCGGGATGCTGGGGGATCGCCTCGGCCGCAGGCGCGCGCTCCAGGCCTCCCTCGCGCTGATGGCCCTCGGATCGCTGGCCGCCGCCGCGAGCCAGGGGCTCACGGCGCTGACCATCGCCCGCACGGTCTCGGGCTTCGCGATCGGCGGGTTCCCGCCCCTGGTCGCCACCTACCTGGCCGAGGTGACGCCCGCGCGCCGCCGCGGCGCGACGCTGCTGGTCTGCGCCGGCCTCGGGCTCCTCGGCGGCCTGGCCGCCATCGGCATGGTCCAGATGCTCGCACCGGGCGCGCCGCTGGGGATCGAGCCGTGGCGCTGGGCGCTGATCCTCGGGGGCGCCCTGGCGGCGCTCGGCGGCGTCCTGTTCGCGCGGCTGCCGGAATCGCCGCGGTGGCTCGCCTCGGTCGGGCGCTCCGCCGAGGCCGACGCCGCCTGCCGCCGGTTCGAGCGGGCGGCCGGCCGGACCCGGGTCTCCCTCCTCGCCGGCCCGGACCCGGCGCCGGCCGCGGCCGGGCCGGCGGGGTTCCGCGGCCTGTTCGCCGAGACGCGCCAGCTGCGCCGGACGGCCCTGTTCGTCGGGCTCTACACCCTCGCCCCCCTGGCGACGATCGCCTTCCCGCTGCTCAGCGCCGTCGTGATGGTGGAGAAGGGCTTCCAGGTCGATCAATCCCTCGTCTTCGCCGCCCTGTCGATGCTCGGCCCGCCGCTGGGCACCCTGCTGACCGCGCTGGCGATCGACCGGCTCGAGCGGCGCGCCTGCCTGACGGCGCTGGCGGCGGCGATGGCGGCCCTCGGCACGGCCTTCGCCGCGAGCGGCACGTTCCTGACTCTGGTCCTCGTCGGCATCGCCTTCAACACCGCCGCGGCGACCTACGGCAGCATCCTCGCCGTCTACGCGACGGAGCTGCTCCCGACGCCGCTGCGGGCCTCGGCCATGACCTGCGCCTGGGCCGGCGGCCGGGTCGCGGCCGCGCTGGCGCCGATCATCCTCCTGCCGATCCTCTCGGCCTACGGGCCGCACGCGATGTTCGCGGTGATCACGGTCGTCCTGGCGGCGAGCGCGGCCCTGCTCCTCGCCGGACCCCGCGGCCTGGCCGGGCGGGCCGTTGCGTAG
- a CDS encoding FkbM family methyltransferase: MAEANPVWHADLMRSRDVYIETKCVSSSSGETVTFIATDDSDPELSGIEKFSDADHFSETRSRGQRIALETISLDDLLKKYDAPAVIDYMSIDTEGSELEILSSYSFAQKYRTISIENNRKNERAVDDILTSRGYKRVFKHFSQWDSWYVSSDLRDEAPIKIVAPEA, translated from the coding sequence TTGGCAGAAGCAAATCCGGTCTGGCATGCCGATTTGATGCGAAGTAGAGATGTATACATTGAAACGAAATGTGTTTCTTCCAGTTCTGGGGAGACAGTCACGTTCATCGCGACCGACGACTCCGACCCCGAGTTGAGTGGGATCGAGAAATTCTCCGACGCCGATCATTTCTCCGAGACGCGAAGCCGAGGTCAGCGCATCGCACTGGAGACAATCTCTCTGGACGATCTGCTTAAAAAATACGATGCACCCGCTGTCATCGACTATATGTCGATTGACACAGAGGGGAGCGAATTAGAAATACTATCGTCGTATAGTTTCGCTCAAAAATACCGGACAATATCTATTGAAAACAATCGTAAAAACGAGCGCGCAGTGGATGATATTCTCACCTCTAGGGGGTATAAAAGAGTATTCAAGCATTTTTCTCAATGGGACAGCTGGTACGTGTCATCGGATCTGAGAGATGAGGCCCCAATCAAGATCGTTGCTCCAGAGGCGTGA
- a CDS encoding alpha/beta fold hydrolase, whose amino-acid sequence MLRTVIALTLLLASAPAWAGPRWQDLPPTPAPVTGTTPGRAAINGIRLYYATIGSGPPVVLLHGGLSNSDYWGHQVAALAARRTVILVDSRGHGRSTRDDRPFGYDLMTDDVVGLLDALKIPRADIVGWSDGAILGLDMAMRHPDRVGKVFAFGANADPSGLIEGVEKNPTFAAFIDQAGREYEALSPTPKDYAAFVDAVGRMWSGQPRWTEADLRRIRTPVLIADGDHDEGIKRAHTEYLAATIPGAGLLILPNASHFAFLQDPALFNAALLTFLDEP is encoded by the coding sequence ATGCTGCGGACCGTGATCGCCCTGACGCTTCTGCTGGCTAGCGCCCCGGCCTGGGCCGGGCCGCGCTGGCAGGACTTGCCGCCGACCCCCGCGCCGGTCACCGGCACGACCCCGGGCCGGGCCGCCATCAACGGCATCCGGCTGTATTACGCCACGATCGGCAGCGGTCCGCCGGTCGTCCTGCTGCACGGCGGCCTGTCGAACTCCGATTACTGGGGCCATCAGGTCGCCGCGCTCGCCGCCCGCCGCACGGTCATCCTCGTTGACAGCCGCGGGCACGGCCGCAGCACCCGGGACGATCGGCCGTTCGGCTACGACCTGATGACCGACGACGTGGTCGGCCTGCTCGACGCGCTGAAGATCCCGCGCGCCGACATCGTCGGGTGGAGCGACGGCGCGATCCTCGGTCTCGACATGGCGATGCGCCACCCCGACCGCGTCGGCAAGGTGTTCGCGTTCGGCGCCAACGCCGATCCTTCGGGCCTGATCGAGGGCGTGGAGAAGAACCCGACCTTCGCCGCCTTCATCGACCAGGCCGGCAGGGAGTACGAGGCCCTCTCGCCGACCCCGAAGGACTATGCCGCCTTCGTCGACGCCGTGGGTCGGATGTGGAGCGGGCAGCCGCGCTGGACCGAAGCCGATCTGAGGCGGATCCGCACGCCGGTCCTCATCGCGGACGGCGACCACGACGAGGGGATCAAGCGCGCGCACACCGAGTACCTCGCCGCCACGATCCCGGGAGCGGGGCTGCTGATCCTGCCGAACGCCAGCCACTTCGCGTTCCTCCAGGATCCGGCGCTCTTCAACGCGGCGCTTCTCACCTTCCTGGACGAGCCCTGA